A single genomic interval of Asinibacterium sp. OR53 harbors:
- a CDS encoding peroxiredoxin — translation MRKILVVMLLAGMINTVQAQEQGLWKAQLHRADGNHIVFNFELRHEGGKTVWYILNASERMRVDNIGAAGDSLLVQMPVFESQFRVKLLSDKKIAGWWIRSTSKGHIQMPFTAELGNGERFEVKQPALHNITGRWATFFGQSGKALTDTTVGEFVQKGNDLSGSILTSTGDYRYLGGVVSGDTLKLSTFDGVHAFLFTAKINNDHSISGGDFYSGPAAHENWLAEKNANAGLPNDAAMYLRPGQSKLNFRFPDLNKKMVSINDARFKNKVVVIQIMGSWCPNCMDETAFLSDFYRKNKQRGVEIIGLAYEYSTDFERSRKSLLKFKERFGVEYPILVTGVTVMDEQKTEKTLPQLTPIKSFPSTIFIDKTGKVAKLEAGFTGPGTGVHYEEMKKEFNETIDRLLQ, via the coding sequence ATGAGAAAGATATTGGTGGTTATGTTGTTGGCGGGAATGATCAACACGGTACAGGCACAAGAACAGGGATTATGGAAAGCGCAATTGCATCGCGCGGATGGTAACCATATCGTATTCAATTTCGAGCTTCGTCACGAAGGAGGGAAAACGGTCTGGTATATATTGAATGCCAGTGAGAGGATGCGTGTAGATAATATTGGCGCAGCGGGTGATTCGCTGCTGGTGCAGATGCCTGTTTTTGAATCGCAGTTCAGGGTTAAGCTGTTGTCTGATAAAAAAATAGCAGGATGGTGGATCAGGAGTACGAGCAAGGGGCATATCCAAATGCCTTTCACCGCTGAACTGGGCAATGGTGAGCGCTTTGAAGTAAAGCAACCTGCATTGCACAATATCACCGGCCGTTGGGCAACTTTTTTCGGACAGAGCGGTAAAGCACTTACAGATACTACGGTAGGGGAGTTTGTGCAAAAAGGAAACGATCTGAGTGGTTCTATATTGACTTCAACAGGAGATTATCGATACCTGGGTGGGGTGGTCAGTGGTGATACGCTGAAGCTGTCCACTTTCGATGGGGTGCATGCTTTCCTCTTCACGGCCAAGATCAACAATGACCATAGCATCAGCGGCGGAGATTTTTATTCCGGTCCTGCTGCCCATGAAAACTGGCTTGCTGAAAAAAATGCCAATGCCGGTTTGCCCAATGATGCGGCGATGTACCTGAGGCCAGGGCAAAGCAAGTTGAATTTCCGTTTCCCCGATCTGAATAAAAAGATGGTGTCCATCAACGATGCCCGCTTTAAAAACAAAGTAGTAGTGATACAGATTATGGGCTCCTGGTGTCCCAATTGCATGGATGAAACGGCTTTCCTAAGTGATTTTTATAGAAAGAACAAACAGCGCGGCGTGGAGATCATTGGCCTCGCGTATGAGTACAGCACCGATTTTGAACGTTCACGCAAGAGCCTGCTGAAGTTCAAAGAACGTTTCGGCGTGGAGTATCCCATACTGGTTACCGGTGTTACTGTTATGGATGAGCAGAAAACAGAGAAAACGTTGCCGCAGCTCACGCCTATTAAATCTTTCCCTTCTACCATTTTCATCGACAAAACCGGTAAAGTGGCCAAGCTCGAAGCTGGGTTTACAGGCCCGGGAACGGGTGTGCATTATGAAGAAATGAAAAAAGAGTTCAACGAAACAATCGACCGGTTGCTACAATAA
- a CDS encoding lactonase family protein — MRSLLLFVCLILSQWLFAQDYYLFVGTYTSGKSKGIYVYRFNSQTGEAQWVSNTDSSNNPAFLAVSPNGKFLYAINEAGSPQSGHVSAYAFDAANGNLRLINQQPSGGLGPCFVTIDKTGKWVLAGNYMSGSLAALPVNKDGSLAPYTQMIQQEGSSVNKNRQEGPHVHSTFITPDQHYVLTPNLGTDKVMIYAFHKEDQQPLKPAAQPFVRSIPGSGPRHLDFHPNRKYVYLIEEMSGTVSVFAYHEGRLKKRQTIATHPADFKGQPGSADIHVSPDGKFLYASNRGEENNIAIFSIDPVSGLLTAKGYQVLPGKWPRNFTIDPEGNFLLVANQQTNNIVIYKRDKETGMLEAMPQQLEVPSPVCLKLLRIESHQ; from the coding sequence ATGCGTTCGCTCCTTCTTTTTGTTTGCCTGATACTAAGCCAATGGCTTTTTGCGCAGGATTATTATTTGTTCGTTGGCACTTATACCAGCGGAAAAAGCAAGGGTATCTACGTATATCGCTTCAACAGTCAAACCGGCGAAGCGCAATGGGTGAGCAATACCGACAGCAGCAATAACCCTGCTTTCCTGGCCGTATCGCCCAATGGCAAATTCCTGTATGCCATCAATGAAGCGGGATCTCCCCAATCCGGACATGTGAGCGCTTATGCCTTTGATGCTGCCAATGGTAACCTGCGGCTGATCAACCAGCAGCCGAGTGGTGGATTAGGCCCCTGCTTCGTAACCATAGATAAGACCGGCAAATGGGTGCTCGCAGGCAATTATATGAGCGGAAGCCTGGCCGCATTGCCAGTAAATAAAGATGGCTCGCTGGCTCCTTATACGCAAATGATCCAGCAAGAGGGCAGCAGTGTGAACAAGAACAGGCAGGAAGGTCCGCACGTTCATTCTACTTTCATCACACCCGATCAGCATTATGTGCTGACGCCCAACCTGGGAACCGATAAAGTGATGATCTATGCATTTCATAAAGAAGACCAACAGCCCCTGAAGCCCGCCGCACAACCCTTTGTGCGCTCCATACCGGGCAGTGGCCCACGGCATCTCGACTTCCATCCCAATCGCAAATATGTTTACCTGATTGAAGAAATGAGCGGTACCGTATCGGTATTCGCTTATCATGAAGGCAGGTTGAAAAAGCGGCAGACCATCGCTACGCACCCGGCCGATTTCAAAGGACAGCCCGGCAGCGCCGATATCCATGTATCGCCAGATGGTAAATTTTTGTATGCTTCCAACCGGGGTGAAGAAAATAACATCGCTATTTTTTCTATCGATCCCGTTTCCGGTTTGCTAACGGCCAAAGGCTACCAGGTCCTGCCCGGCAAATGGCCGCGTAATTTCACCATTGATCCCGAAGGGAATTTCCTGCTGGTGGCCAATCAACAGACCAACAATATCGTCATTTATAAAAGAGATAAAGAAACGGGCATGCTGGAAGCTATGCCACAGCAACTGGAAGTACCCAGTCCTGTTTGCCTGAAACTACTGCGCATTGAGTCGCATCAATGA
- a CDS encoding GH1 family beta-glucosidase — MTPYQTLSAKSFGPNFQWGVAMSAAQNEGAYNVDGRGLSIWDSFARRQGKIKGAAKPSEACDFYYRYKDDLVLVKALGFTAFRFSISWSRILPEGIGRVNKEGIAFYHKVIDECLTLGLTPYVTLYHWDLPLELEKNGGWTSHQMLKWFTRFVQVCTEAYGSKVKHWIIMNEPMGFTTLGYMMGKHAPGKTGLPHFLPAIHNAALCTAEGGRLVRDAVSKAKIGTTFSCSEVMPFSKKEPDVLAAKRVDALMNRLFIEPALGRGYPEVENFPLLDKIHLHNKAWKYQERMQFNFDFIGIQNYFPITVKYNSLIPYIHASEVKATQRKVPVTGMGWEINADSLYWMIKRFWLYGSVKEIMITEGGAAFKDQLVNGTVNDQARIDYFQQYLAAALRAKKEGVNLSGYFAWTLTDNFEWSEGYAARFGLVHTDFKTQLRTIKNSGYWFRDFLAGK; from the coding sequence TTGACACCATATCAAACCCTATCGGCAAAGTCTTTCGGTCCCAATTTTCAATGGGGCGTAGCCATGTCCGCCGCACAAAACGAAGGCGCATACAATGTAGACGGGCGCGGACTTTCTATCTGGGACAGTTTTGCGCGGCGGCAGGGAAAGATCAAAGGTGCTGCTAAACCATCTGAAGCCTGCGATTTCTATTATCGTTATAAAGATGATCTCGTATTAGTGAAAGCATTGGGCTTTACTGCATTCCGTTTTTCCATTTCATGGAGCCGCATCTTACCGGAAGGCATTGGCAGGGTGAACAAAGAAGGGATTGCGTTTTATCATAAGGTCATTGATGAATGCCTTACATTGGGACTTACACCTTATGTAACCCTGTATCACTGGGATCTTCCTTTGGAGCTGGAAAAAAATGGCGGATGGACGAGTCACCAGATGCTCAAATGGTTCACCCGTTTCGTGCAGGTATGCACCGAAGCTTATGGCAGTAAAGTGAAACACTGGATCATCATGAATGAGCCCATGGGCTTTACCACGCTGGGTTATATGATGGGCAAGCATGCACCCGGTAAAACCGGACTGCCTCATTTCCTGCCGGCCATACACAATGCAGCGCTCTGCACGGCCGAAGGTGGCCGGCTGGTGCGTGATGCGGTATCAAAGGCAAAAATTGGTACTACTTTCTCCTGTAGTGAAGTAATGCCCTTCAGTAAAAAAGAGCCTGATGTACTGGCGGCCAAAAGGGTCGATGCTTTGATGAACCGACTGTTCATTGAGCCGGCATTGGGCAGAGGTTACCCCGAAGTAGAGAACTTTCCTTTACTCGATAAAATACACCTGCATAACAAAGCCTGGAAATACCAGGAGCGCATGCAGTTCAATTTCGATTTCATTGGCATACAGAATTATTTCCCCATTACGGTGAAATACAATTCGCTGATCCCTTATATCCACGCCTCAGAAGTAAAAGCCACCCAGCGAAAAGTGCCGGTAACGGGCATGGGTTGGGAAATCAATGCCGACAGCCTTTACTGGATGATCAAACGGTTCTGGTTGTACGGAAGTGTAAAAGAGATCATGATCACGGAGGGTGGGGCGGCTTTTAAAGACCAGCTGGTGAACGGTACCGTGAACGATCAGGCGAGGATCGACTATTTCCAGCAATACCTGGCTGCCGCGCTGAGGGCAAAAAAAGAAGGCGTGAACCTGAGCGGCTATTTTGCCTGGACGCTTACCGATAATTTTGAGTGGTCGGAAGGCTATGCGGCGCGGTTCGGACTGGTACATACCGACTTTAAAACCCAATTGCGGACCATCAAGAATTCGGGCTATTGGTTCCGGGATTTCCTGGCAGGTAAGTGA
- a CDS encoding TetR/AcrR family transcriptional regulator, translating to MHPDKKQNIIEAAMELFADKGFEGTSIRELAAKAGVNIAMVNYYFGSKEKLFEAMVEEKSTYFRERLNSVLIDESKNELQKIDTIIEDYVNRITSQHKYHRVIHQELMLQQRESLHESIIAVFAKNKEVLKKIIDQGVKKKVFRKVDPELTIVTLFGTMHQALLSKSMCQFLIAKGANFDPYTDEAFKKRLINHIKQVMHAHLSHQP from the coding sequence ATGCATCCCGATAAAAAACAAAACATCATCGAAGCGGCCATGGAGCTGTTTGCCGACAAAGGATTTGAAGGCACTTCCATCCGCGAGCTCGCTGCCAAGGCCGGTGTAAACATCGCCATGGTGAATTATTATTTCGGCTCGAAAGAAAAATTGTTCGAAGCCATGGTGGAAGAGAAATCCACTTATTTCAGAGAGCGGCTCAACAGCGTCCTTATCGATGAATCGAAAAATGAACTGCAGAAAATAGATACTATTATTGAAGACTACGTGAACCGCATCACCAGTCAGCATAAATACCACCGGGTGATCCACCAGGAACTGATGCTGCAGCAACGCGAATCGCTTCATGAAAGCATCATTGCTGTGTTTGCCAAGAACAAAGAAGTATTGAAAAAGATCATTGACCAGGGGGTGAAGAAAAAAGTATTCCGCAAAGTAGACCCTGAGCTCACCATCGTTACCCTCTTTGGTACCATGCACCAGGCGTTACTGTCGAAATCCATGTGTCAGTTCCTGATAGCCAAAGGCGCCAACTTCGATCCCTATACCGATGAAGCTTTTAAGAAAAGACTTATTAATCACATCAAACAGGTCATGCACGCGCACTTATCGCATCAACCATAA
- a CDS encoding HlyD family secretion protein, protein MTKQKPAAKKSPVRIVVLSVVFLIVAYVGYNKIHFAITHETTDNAQVETQITPVLPRVAGYVKTISVKDYDSVAAGQLLVELDDAELQTQLLEMEADYKQAEADLINARAALNNAVVSLRINKGNIDLNDVRKKKAEDDLKRDQNLFNDQAITRKQLDDSKYNVETAAQQYQNAKTDLSSAESRIAVLQAGIEKATAALAVKQAKIEQTKLKLSYTRIYAPQAGKIGKKNISEGQYVQAGTPLFSIVNDTTYWIVANFKENQLKKLYPGKDVDIEVDAYPDLKIKGAIETLSEATGAKFSLLPPDNASGNFVKVTQRVPVKIRIKDMDKYRNMLRAGLSVYISTEIN, encoded by the coding sequence ATGACAAAACAAAAACCCGCAGCAAAAAAGTCACCCGTAAGAATCGTGGTACTCAGCGTGGTATTTCTTATCGTTGCTTATGTAGGCTATAACAAAATCCATTTCGCCATTACCCATGAGACCACCGACAATGCACAGGTGGAAACCCAGATCACACCTGTACTGCCCAGGGTGGCCGGTTACGTGAAAACCATTTCTGTAAAAGATTATGATTCTGTTGCAGCCGGTCAGCTCCTGGTAGAACTCGACGATGCCGAATTGCAAACGCAATTATTGGAAATGGAAGCCGATTACAAACAGGCTGAAGCCGATCTCATCAATGCCAGGGCGGCACTCAACAATGCCGTGGTATCACTCCGCATCAACAAAGGCAATATCGACCTGAACGATGTGCGTAAGAAAAAAGCGGAAGACGATTTGAAAAGAGACCAGAACCTGTTCAACGACCAGGCCATCACCCGCAAGCAACTCGACGACAGCAAGTACAATGTAGAAACGGCCGCACAGCAGTACCAGAATGCCAAGACCGATCTGAGCTCTGCCGAAAGCCGCATTGCTGTTTTGCAGGCAGGCATAGAAAAAGCAACCGCTGCATTGGCTGTAAAACAAGCCAAGATCGAGCAAACCAAACTCAAGTTGTCTTATACCAGGATCTATGCACCACAGGCAGGCAAGATCGGTAAGAAAAATATTTCAGAAGGCCAATATGTGCAGGCAGGCACGCCCCTGTTCTCTATTGTAAACGATACCACTTACTGGATCGTAGCCAATTTCAAAGAGAACCAGTTAAAAAAATTATATCCCGGTAAAGACGTAGATATAGAAGTGGATGCGTATCCTGATCTTAAAATCAAAGGCGCTATCGAAACTTTGAGTGAAGCCACTGGCGCCAAGTTCTCTTTGTTACCGCCCGATAATGCCAGCGGCAACTTCGTAAAAGTAACCCAGCGCGTTCCCGTAAAGATCCGTATCAAAGACATGGATAAATACAGGAACATGCTGCGTGCAGGTTTAAGCGTTTATATCAGCACTGAAATCAATTAA
- a CDS encoding DHA2 family efflux MFS transporter permease subunit, whose protein sequence is MATPKGFAKAIIVLTTVTAAIMELIDTSIVNVALSDMSGSLGVNIEDISWVITAYAIANVIIIPLTGFLAEYFGRKNYYIVSMIIFTIASYMCGQSTSLVEIIIWRFVQGVGGGALLSTSQAILFDAFEPKDRPIASGLFGMGLVLGPTLGPTLGGYIIDHASWPLIFMINIPIGIIATFLSFTFIEKKEGEGKNKKHITIDYTGILLLMVGIGSLQYMLERGESEDWFSSNTIIITSVLAFVGLIAFIWYELSIKSPAVNLKVLNNRNLAFTTIFTFVVGVGLFTSVFVFPVLAQRTLGYTAYETGLTLLAPTMITVVMMPIIGKVMSKGVSPIPFVVIGFLLFAGYAWLSAGVSPDVNKDDFFLPLALRAVGISMVQLPLINQAVAGLQPKDYASGIALNNMIRQLGGAFGIALANNYIARQYAQHRYDLVSKVTGESQMFIERSHTIAQSIILKTGDVAGAGTQALATINRVVDREAYFLSYLDTFRLITIFFILVIPLVGFLKVKKKSAAEMAATMKAASEAH, encoded by the coding sequence ATGGCAACGCCTAAAGGATTTGCCAAGGCCATCATCGTACTCACTACCGTTACCGCGGCCATCATGGAGCTCATCGATACCTCCATCGTGAACGTAGCGCTGAGTGATATGAGCGGTAGCCTCGGCGTAAACATAGAAGACATCAGCTGGGTCATCACCGCTTATGCCATCGCAAACGTGATCATCATTCCGCTCACCGGATTTTTAGCGGAATATTTCGGAAGAAAGAATTATTACATCGTTTCCATGATCATCTTTACGATTGCATCGTATATGTGCGGTCAGTCTACCAGCCTCGTAGAGATCATTATCTGGCGCTTTGTACAAGGTGTGGGCGGCGGCGCCCTCCTGTCTACTTCTCAGGCCATCCTCTTCGATGCCTTTGAACCGAAAGACAGGCCCATTGCTTCGGGTTTGTTTGGTATGGGTCTCGTGTTAGGTCCTACCCTCGGCCCTACACTGGGTGGATATATCATTGACCACGCTTCCTGGCCGCTGATCTTTATGATCAACATACCCATTGGTATCATCGCAACTTTTTTATCCTTCACTTTTATTGAAAAGAAAGAAGGCGAAGGAAAAAATAAAAAACACATCACCATCGATTATACCGGTATCCTGCTGCTCATGGTAGGTATCGGCAGCCTGCAGTACATGCTGGAAAGAGGTGAATCTGAAGACTGGTTCAGCAGTAATACCATCATCATTACTTCTGTTCTCGCCTTTGTTGGTCTGATTGCTTTCATCTGGTATGAACTGAGCATCAAATCGCCCGCGGTGAACCTGAAAGTATTGAACAACCGGAACCTGGCATTCACCACCATCTTCACTTTTGTGGTGGGTGTGGGATTGTTTACCTCGGTGTTTGTATTTCCCGTACTGGCACAGAGAACATTGGGTTATACCGCTTATGAAACAGGTCTCACCTTACTCGCACCTACCATGATCACCGTTGTGATGATGCCCATCATTGGTAAAGTGATGAGTAAAGGCGTCTCACCCATTCCTTTTGTGGTGATCGGGTTCCTGCTCTTTGCAGGTTATGCCTGGCTGAGTGCAGGTGTGAGTCCGGATGTGAACAAAGACGATTTCTTTTTACCCCTGGCCCTTCGCGCCGTAGGCATCAGCATGGTGCAGTTACCGCTGATCAACCAGGCAGTAGCAGGCTTGCAGCCCAAAGATTATGCATCCGGCATTGCACTCAACAACATGATCCGGCAACTGGGCGGCGCTTTTGGTATTGCACTGGCCAATAACTACATCGCAAGACAATATGCACAACACCGGTACGACCTGGTTTCCAAAGTAACAGGCGAATCGCAGATGTTCATTGAAAGAAGCCATACGATCGCACAGAGCATCATATTGAAAACGGGCGATGTGGCCGGCGCCGGCACACAAGCCCTCGCTACCATCAACCGGGTGGTGGACAGGGAAGCGTATTTCCTCTCCTACCTCGACACCTTCCGACTCATCACCATCTTCTTTATACTGGTGATACCGCTGGTAGGATTCCTGAAAGTGAAAAAGAAATCAGCCGCCGAAATGGCTGCAACGATGAAAGCGGCGTCGGAAGCGCATTGA
- a CDS encoding TolC family protein: MKKILIISLFTATAFSVGAQVAVNNELKGLINQSFGYFPKVKEVEHTITTADEKLALTRLNKLPDVTADASYAYVRPKIEIPLGGESFQFAPVHNVSGALNATYALLDFGRLQANINRAKEDLLYAKHNTDYVKSQLANQVAVVYYNIVFLQKAIGIQDSVLSYLNENKRIVNSKLKNGDALKIDLLNIQASIDNEENRKVDLKNNLQKQLNLLEYTTGVSQSQGKAFDFDINLTDAGSALGLAQANNLEFILAKDKIKQAESDLAIVKTAEKPTVGLKAGAGIKNGYVPYIADMRFNYMAGIGFSVPIYNGGKNKQQQKLQENIIKQNEMAVESLSSNYKKDIAQALTDVATNLERIKNTQGQIEQAKAAQVLASNRFNNGVGTNLEITNASTNVQRAELTKLQYEYQLCLAKVELSRLMGYQYW; the protein is encoded by the coding sequence ATGAAAAAAATATTGATCATATCATTGTTTACAGCTACAGCATTTTCCGTTGGAGCACAGGTAGCTGTGAACAATGAACTGAAAGGACTGATCAACCAATCCTTTGGTTACTTTCCCAAAGTGAAAGAAGTGGAGCATACCATTACCACAGCCGATGAAAAATTAGCGCTCACCCGCTTGAATAAACTGCCCGATGTAACAGCAGATGCTTCTTACGCCTATGTAAGGCCGAAGATCGAGATCCCGCTGGGCGGAGAGAGTTTCCAGTTTGCTCCTGTACACAATGTAAGCGGTGCACTCAATGCCACTTATGCACTTTTGGATTTTGGCAGGCTGCAGGCCAATATCAACCGCGCAAAAGAAGATCTGCTGTATGCCAAACACAATACCGACTATGTGAAAAGTCAGCTCGCCAACCAGGTAGCCGTTGTGTATTACAACATTGTTTTTTTACAGAAAGCAATTGGCATACAGGACAGCGTACTGAGTTACCTCAACGAGAATAAAAGGATTGTAAACAGCAAGTTGAAAAACGGCGATGCATTGAAGATCGACCTGCTGAACATACAGGCTTCTATCGACAATGAAGAGAACCGCAAGGTAGACCTGAAGAACAACCTGCAAAAACAACTCAACCTGCTCGAGTACACTACCGGTGTGAGCCAGAGCCAGGGTAAGGCATTTGATTTTGATATCAACCTCACCGATGCCGGAAGTGCATTGGGATTGGCCCAGGCCAATAACCTTGAATTTATCCTGGCAAAAGACAAGATCAAACAGGCCGAGAGCGACCTGGCCATTGTTAAAACAGCAGAAAAACCAACGGTTGGACTGAAAGCCGGCGCCGGCATCAAGAATGGTTATGTGCCTTATATCGCAGACATGCGTTTTAATTACATGGCAGGTATCGGTTTTTCAGTGCCTATTTACAATGGTGGCAAGAATAAACAGCAACAGAAATTGCAGGAGAACATCATCAAACAAAATGAGATGGCGGTGGAAAGCCTCAGCAGCAATTACAAAAAAGACATTGCGCAGGCCTTGACCGATGTTGCCACCAACCTCGAAAGGATAAAGAATACACAGGGCCAGATAGAACAGGCGAAAGCCGCACAGGTATTGGCTTCCAACCGTTTCAACAATGGTGTGGGCACTAACCTGGAAATTACCAATGCCAGCACCAATGTACAACGCGCGGAACTCACCAAACTGCAATACGAATACCAATTGTGCTTGGCCAAGGTTGAATTATCCAGACTGATGGGCTACCAGTACTGGTAA
- a CDS encoding SET domain-containing protein — MILPILHIAPSDNRGRGVFASEPIAPGTVVEISPVLVLGVEDRQKVEATLLYDYIFEWGDDFKGACVALGYLSLYNHSYNANCVYEMDFDADTMKIVTVKPIAAGDELFINYNADPDNEKPIWFEAK; from the coding sequence ATGATTTTACCTATTCTTCATATTGCACCTTCGGATAACCGCGGAAGAGGCGTATTCGCTTCCGAGCCCATCGCTCCCGGCACGGTAGTGGAAATATCCCCGGTACTCGTGCTGGGAGTGGAAGACAGGCAGAAGGTAGAAGCAACCCTCCTGTACGATTATATTTTCGAATGGGGCGATGATTTCAAAGGCGCATGTGTAGCGCTAGGCTACTTATCTCTTTACAATCATTCATACAATGCCAACTGTGTCTATGAAATGGACTTCGATGCAGATACAATGAAGATCGTTACAGTAAAACCCATTGCAGCAGGAGATGAGCTCTTCATCAATTATAATGCGGATCCGGACAATGAAAAACCTATCTGGTTTGAAGCGAAATAA
- the mgtE gene encoding magnesium transporter — protein sequence MSLELEQPGLQEQFEQLIEKEDKLEIREFLDHQNISDVAELINAYPEYEAQIIANMAIHRASSVFKILDIAQQKDIVKELPSSKTAELLNELPADDLTDFLEELPKAAIRDLIKLLDPEERKITLSMLGYPEDSVGRLMTPDYVYVFADNTVTEVFSTIRKHGKNSETVDVIYVINDKGELVDDIRIRDVILASPEKRLIEIIDGRVVSLNVNDDQEHASQVFKMNNRVALPVVDDNNILLGIVTIDDMLWVANEEFSEDIQKIGGTEAFDEPYLDIPLLKLFRKRIGWLVVLFLGEMLTATAMGYFEDEITKAVVLALFVPLIISSGGNSGSQASTLIIQAMAVGEISLADWWRVLRRELSSGLLLGGVLGIIGFVRVVVWHSIAPTLYGQHWMLIASTVGFSLVGVVLWGTLSGSMLPIVLKKLGADPAVSSAPFVATLVDVTGLIIYFSVAFFFLQGILL from the coding sequence ATGTCACTGGAACTGGAACAACCCGGCCTTCAAGAACAGTTTGAACAACTGATTGAAAAAGAAGATAAGCTGGAGATCAGGGAATTCCTTGATCACCAGAATATCAGTGACGTGGCCGAACTCATCAACGCCTACCCGGAATACGAAGCGCAGATCATTGCCAATATGGCCATCCACCGGGCATCCAGTGTATTCAAGATCCTGGACATTGCCCAGCAGAAAGACATCGTAAAAGAACTGCCTTCTTCCAAGACCGCCGAATTGCTCAACGAGCTCCCAGCGGATGACCTTACCGACTTCCTCGAAGAATTACCCAAAGCCGCCATACGCGACCTCATTAAGTTGCTCGATCCCGAAGAAAGAAAGATCACGCTTTCTATGCTGGGATACCCGGAAGACAGTGTGGGCCGTTTGATGACGCCCGATTATGTATATGTATTCGCCGATAACACCGTTACGGAAGTGTTCAGCACCATCCGAAAACATGGTAAGAACAGCGAAACCGTAGACGTGATCTACGTGATCAATGATAAGGGTGAACTGGTAGATGATATCCGTATCCGCGATGTGATCCTCGCATCGCCAGAGAAACGCCTCATTGAGATCATCGATGGAAGAGTGGTATCGCTGAATGTGAATGATGACCAGGAACATGCAAGCCAGGTTTTTAAAATGAATAACCGCGTGGCACTGCCCGTGGTAGACGACAATAACATTTTACTGGGCATTGTTACCATCGACGATATGTTGTGGGTGGCCAATGAAGAGTTCAGTGAAGACATACAAAAAATAGGTGGTACCGAAGCATTTGATGAACCTTACCTGGATATACCCTTATTGAAATTGTTCCGTAAAAGAATTGGCTGGCTGGTAGTGCTTTTCCTTGGCGAAATGCTTACGGCTACCGCCATGGGTTATTTTGAAGACGAGATAACCAAAGCCGTGGTGCTGGCCCTTTTTGTACCCCTGATCATTTCCAGCGGCGGCAACAGCGGATCGCAGGCATCCACGCTGATCATACAGGCCATGGCCGTAGGCGAGATCAGTCTGGCCGACTGGTGGCGCGTATTAAGAAGGGAATTATCGAGCGGCTTATTGTTGGGAGGTGTGTTGGGTATCATTGGATTCGTTAGGGTAGTTGTATGGCATTCCATCGCCCCCACTCTTTACGGTCAGCACTGGATGCTGATTGCTTCCACCGTAGGGTTTTCCCTGGTAGGCGTTGTATTATGGGGCACCCTTTCCGGTTCCATGTTACCTATTGTATTGAAGAAGCTGGGTGCCGACCCCGCCGTGTCTTCTGCCCCGTTCGTTGCCACACTGGTAGACGTAACCGGGCTCATCATTTACTTCTCCGTTGCGTTCTTCTTCCTGCAGGGGATACTTCTTTGA
- a CDS encoding FKBP-type peptidyl-prolyl cis-trans isomerase, with protein MGVADQLAQMRAEKAAANLKAGQDFLAGNKQKPGITELPSGLQYEVLTEGNGEKPKAHNEVTCHYHGTLINGTIFDSSVQRGRPASFPLNMVIKGWTEGLQLMPTGSKWRFYIPSHLAYGERQVSAEIGPNSTLIFDVELISFK; from the coding sequence ATGGGTGTTGCAGATCAATTAGCACAAATGAGAGCCGAAAAAGCGGCCGCCAATTTGAAAGCAGGACAAGATTTCCTGGCCGGAAACAAACAAAAGCCCGGCATAACCGAATTGCCCAGTGGCTTACAATACGAGGTCTTAACAGAAGGCAATGGTGAAAAGCCCAAAGCACACAATGAGGTAACCTGTCATTACCACGGCACACTCATCAATGGAACGATATTCGATAGTTCTGTACAACGCGGGCGCCCCGCTTCTTTCCCGCTGAACATGGTGATCAAAGGATGGACCGAAGGATTACAATTGATGCCCACCGGAAGCAAATGGCGTTTTTATATTCCGTCTCACCTGGCTTATGGTGAGAGGCAGGTAAGCGCAGAGATCGGTCCGAACAGTACCTTGATATTCGATGTAGAACTGATCAGCTTCAAATAA